A region of Pan troglodytes isolate AG18354 chromosome 23, NHGRI_mPanTro3-v2.0_pri, whole genome shotgun sequence DNA encodes the following proteins:
- the ZNF70 gene encoding zinc finger protein 70 yields MEVPPATKFGETFAFENRLESQQGLFPGEDLGDPFLQERGLEQMAVIYKEIPLGEQDEEHDDYEGNFSLCSSPVQHQSIPPGTRPQDDELFGQTFLQKSDLSMCQIIHSEEPSPCDCAETDRGDSGPNAPHRTPQPAKPYACRECGKAFSQSSHLLRHLVIHTGEKPYECCECGKAFSQSSHLLRHQIIHTGEKPYECRECGKAFRQSSALTQHQKIHTGKRPYECRECGKDFSRSSSLRKHERIHTGERPYQCKECGKSFNQSSGLSQHRKIHTLKKPHECDLCGKAFCHRSHLIRHQRIHTGKKPYKCDECGKAFSQSSNLIEHRKTHTGEKPYKCQKCGKAFSQSSSLIEHQRIHTGEKPYECCQCGKAFCHSSALIQHQRIHTGKKPYTCECGKAFRHRSALIEHYKTHTREKPYVCNLCGKSFRGSSHLIRHQKIHSGEKL; encoded by the coding sequence ATGGAGGTTCCCCCAGCAACCAAGTTTGGTGAGACCTTTGCATTTGAGAACAGGTTAGAGTCACAACAAGGACTTTTCCCAGGGGAGGACCTGGGGGACCCTTTTCTTCAGGAAAGAGGTTTGGAGCAAATGGCTGTGATCTACAAGGAGATCCCTCTTGGTGAGCAGGACGAAGAACATGATGATTACGAGGGGAATTTCAGTTTGTGCTCAAGCCCTGTTCAGCATCAAAGTATCCCCCCAGGAACCAGACCCCAGGATGATGAGCTCTTCGGACAAACCTTCCTCCAGAAATCCGACCTCAGCATGTGTCAGATAATCCACAGTGAAGAGCCCAGTCCATGCGATTGTGCAGAAACAGACAGAGGGGACTCAGGACCTAACGCACCTCACAGAACCCCACAACCAGCCAAGCCCTACGCGTGTCGAGAGTGTGGGAAGGCCTTTAGCCAGAGCTCGCACCTGCTCCGACACCTGGTGATCCACACTGGGGAGAAGCCCTATGAGTGCTGTGAGTGCGGGAAGGCCTTCAGCCAGAGCTCCCACCTGCTCAGGCACCAGATCATCCACACCGGGGAGAAGCCCTATGAGTGCCGGGAGTGTGGGAAGGCCTTCCGCCAGAGCTCAGCCCTCACGCAACACCAAAAGATCCACACCGGAAAGAGGCCCTACGAGTGCAGGGAATGCGGGAAAGATTTCAGCCGGAGCTCCAGCCTCAGAAAACACGAGAGAATTCATACAGGAGAGAGACCTTATcagtgtaaggaatgtgggaaatccTTCAACCAGAGCTCAGGCCTGAGCCAGCATCGGAAGATCCACACCCTAAAGAAACCTCACGAGTGCGATCTCTGTGGGAAAGCCTTTTGTCACAGGTCACACCTCATCCGACACCAGCGGATCCACACTGGGAAGAAACCATACAAATGTGATGAGTGCGGGAAGGCCTTCAGCCAGAGCTCCAACCTCATTGAGCACCGCAAGACCCACACCGGCGAGAAGCCCTACAAATGCCAGAAGTGCGGGAAAGCCTTCAGCCAGAGCTCCTCCCTCATTGAGCACCAGCGCATCCACACCGGTGAGAAGCCCTACGAGTGCTGTCAGTGTGGCAAGGCCTTTTGCCACAGCTCTGCGCTGATCCAGCACCAGAGAATCCACACCGGCAAGAAGCCCTACACCTGCGAGTGTGGCAAAGCCTTCCGGCACCGGTCAGCCCTCATCGAGCACTATAAAACCCACACCAGAGAGAAGCCCTACGTGTGCAATCTGTGCGGCAAGTCCTTCCGGGGGAGCTCGCACCTGATTCGCCATCAGAAGATTCATTCTGGGGAGAAGCTATAG
- the C22H22orf15 gene encoding uncharacterized protein C22orf15 homolog isoform X3, with amino-acid sequence MFIKVMFGAGCSVLVNTSCRLVNLTAHLRQKAGLPPDATIALLAEDGNLVSLEEDLKEGASRAQTMGNSLLKERAIYVLVRIIKGEDMASTRYESLLENLDDHYPELAEELRRLSGLSSAGHNWRKRMGTRRGRHEQSPTSRPRKVQTDNNPAGLLLQNLELLRSCISKRGKVRQDLRPPGAPKLWVQRMGCRGRDKKGRGGRYP; translated from the exons ATGTTTATCAAGGTGATGTTTGGGG CCGGCTGCTCGGTGCTGGTGAACACCTCTTGCAGGCTGGTGAACCTCACCGCCCACCTGAGGCAGAAAGCAGGGTTGCCCCCAGATG CGACCATTGCTCTCCTGGCTGAGGACGGCAACCTAGTGAGCCTGGAGGAGGACCTGAAGGAAGGGGCTTCCCGGGCCCAGACCATGGGCAACTCCCTACTGAAGGAGCGAGCCATATATGTCCTCGTTCGGATCATCA AGGGAGAGGACATGGCCTCCACCCGCTATGAGTCCCTATTGGAGAACCTGGATGACCATTACCCAGAGCTGGCAG AGGAACTGCGCAGGCTGTCAGGCCTCTCCTCTGCGGGCCACAACTGGAGGAAGCGCATGGGCACTCGGCGAGGCCGCCATGAGCAAAGCCCCACTTCAAGGCCCAGAAAG GTGCAAACAGACAACAACCCAGCAGGACTCCTCTTGCAGAATCTGGAATTGCTGAGAAGTTGCATCAGCAAGAGGGGCAAGGTCAGACAGGATTTGAGGCCGCCAGGGGCACCTAAGCTGTGGGTGCAGAGAATGGGATGCAGAGGTAGAGACAAGAAGGGTAGAGGTGGCAGGTATCCCTGA
- the CHCHD10 gene encoding coiled-coil-helix-coiled-coil-helix domain-containing protein 10, mitochondrial isoform X2 — translation MPRGSRSAASRPASRPAAPSAYPPAHPPPSAAAPAPAPSGQPGLMAQMATTAAGVAVGSAVGHVMGSALTGAFSGGSSEPSQPAVQQAPTPAAPQPLQMGPCAYEIRQFLDCSTTQSDLSLCEGFSEALKQCKYNHGLSSLP, via the exons ATGCCTCGGGGAAGCCGCAGCGCGGCGTCCCGGCCAGCCAG CCGCCCCGCCGCGCCCTCTGCCTACCCGCCCGCGCACCCACCGCCCTCGGCAGCCGCCCCAGCCCCCGCCCCTTCGGGCCAGCCGGGGCTCATGGCTCAGATGGCGACCACGGCCGCAGGGGTAGCCGTGGGCTCGGCTGTGGGACACGTCATGGGCAGCGCCCTGACCGGAGCCTTCAGCGGGGGGAGCTCGGAGCCCTCCCAGCCTGCTGTCCAGCAG gcccccacccccgCTGCCCCCCAGCCCCTGCAGATGGGGCCCTGCGCCTACGAGATCAGGCAGTTCCTGGACTGTTCCACCACTCAGAGTGACCTGTCCCTGTGTGAGGGCTTCAGCGAGGCCCTGAAGCAGTGCAAGTACAACCATG GTCTGAGCTCCCTGCCCTGA
- the C22H22orf15 gene encoding uncharacterized protein C22orf15 homolog isoform X1 — MFIKVMFGAGCSVLVNTSCRLVNLTAHLRQKAGLPPDATIALLAEDGNLVSLEEDLKEGASRAQTMGNSLLKERAIYVLVRIISKRERTWPPPAMSPYWRTWMTITQSWQRNCAGCQASPLRATTGGSAWALGEAAMSKAPLQGPERLGDLAHYCQLAKLDSDPRGLAMTSALCDQVQTDNNPAGLLLQNLELLRSCISKRGKVRQDLRPPGAPKLWVQRMGCRGRDKKGRGGRYP; from the exons ATGTTTATCAAGGTGATGTTTGGGG CCGGCTGCTCGGTGCTGGTGAACACCTCTTGCAGGCTGGTGAACCTCACCGCCCACCTGAGGCAGAAAGCAGGGTTGCCCCCAGATG CGACCATTGCTCTCCTGGCTGAGGACGGCAACCTAGTGAGCCTGGAGGAGGACCTGAAGGAAGGGGCTTCCCGGGCCCAGACCATGGGCAACTCCCTACTGAAGGAGCGAGCCATATATGTCCTCGTTCGGATCATCAGTAAG AGGGAGAGGACATGGCCTCCACCCGCTATGAGTCCCTATTGGAGAACCTGGATGACCATTACCCAGAGCTGGCAG AGGAACTGCGCAGGCTGTCAGGCCTCTCCTCTGCGGGCCACAACTGGAGGAAGCGCATGGGCACTCGGCGAGGCCGCCATGAGCAAAGCCCCACTTCAAGGCCCAGAAAG GCTTGGGGACCTGGCACACTACTGCCAACTGGCCAAGTTGGACTCAGACCCAAGGGGGTTAGCCATGACCTCTGCCTTGTGTGATCAGGTGCAAACAGACAACAACCCAGCAGGACTCCTCTTGCAGAATCTGGAATTGCTGAGAAGTTGCATCAGCAAGAGGGGCAAGGTCAGACAGGATTTGAGGCCGCCAGGGGCACCTAAGCTGTGGGTGCAGAGAATGGGATGCAGAGGTAGAGACAAGAAGGGTAGAGGTGGCAGGTATCCCTGA
- the C22H22orf15 gene encoding uncharacterized protein C22orf15 homolog isoform X2 produces the protein MFIKVMFGAGCSVLVNTSCRLVNLTAHLRQKAGLPPDATIALLAEDGNLVSLEEDLKEGASRAQTMGNSLLKERAIYVLVRIISKVAQEGEDMASTRYESLLENLDDHYPELAEELRRLSGLSSAGHNWRKRMGTRRGRHEQSPTSRPRKVQTDNNPAGLLLQNLELLRSCISKRGKVRQDLRPPGAPKLWVQRMGCRGRDKKGRGGRYP, from the exons ATGTTTATCAAGGTGATGTTTGGGG CCGGCTGCTCGGTGCTGGTGAACACCTCTTGCAGGCTGGTGAACCTCACCGCCCACCTGAGGCAGAAAGCAGGGTTGCCCCCAGATG CGACCATTGCTCTCCTGGCTGAGGACGGCAACCTAGTGAGCCTGGAGGAGGACCTGAAGGAAGGGGCTTCCCGGGCCCAGACCATGGGCAACTCCCTACTGAAGGAGCGAGCCATATATGTCCTCGTTCGGATCATCAGTAAGGTGGCCCAAG AGGGAGAGGACATGGCCTCCACCCGCTATGAGTCCCTATTGGAGAACCTGGATGACCATTACCCAGAGCTGGCAG AGGAACTGCGCAGGCTGTCAGGCCTCTCCTCTGCGGGCCACAACTGGAGGAAGCGCATGGGCACTCGGCGAGGCCGCCATGAGCAAAGCCCCACTTCAAGGCCCAGAAAG GTGCAAACAGACAACAACCCAGCAGGACTCCTCTTGCAGAATCTGGAATTGCTGAGAAGTTGCATCAGCAAGAGGGGCAAGGTCAGACAGGATTTGAGGCCGCCAGGGGCACCTAAGCTGTGGGTGCAGAGAATGGGATGCAGAGGTAGAGACAAGAAGGGTAGAGGTGGCAGGTATCCCTGA
- the C22H22orf15 gene encoding uncharacterized protein C22orf15 homolog isoform X9 — protein sequence MFIKVMFGAGCSVLVNTSCRLVNLTAHLRQKAGLPPDATIALLAEDGNLVSLEEDLKEGASRAQTMGNSLLKERAIYVLVRIISKVAQEGEDMASTRYESLLENLDDHYPELAGANRQQPSRTPLAESGIAEKLHQQEGQGQTGFEAARGT from the exons ATGTTTATCAAGGTGATGTTTGGGG CCGGCTGCTCGGTGCTGGTGAACACCTCTTGCAGGCTGGTGAACCTCACCGCCCACCTGAGGCAGAAAGCAGGGTTGCCCCCAGATG CGACCATTGCTCTCCTGGCTGAGGACGGCAACCTAGTGAGCCTGGAGGAGGACCTGAAGGAAGGGGCTTCCCGGGCCCAGACCATGGGCAACTCCCTACTGAAGGAGCGAGCCATATATGTCCTCGTTCGGATCATCAGTAAGGTGGCCCAAG AGGGAGAGGACATGGCCTCCACCCGCTATGAGTCCCTATTGGAGAACCTGGATGACCATTACCCAGAGCTGGCAG GTGCAAACAGACAACAACCCAGCAGGACTCCTCTTGCAGAATCTGGAATTGCTGAGAAGTTGCATCAGCAAGAGGGGCAAGGTCAGACAGGATTTGAGGCCGCCAGGGGCACCTAA
- the VPREB3 gene encoding pre-B lymphocyte protein 3: MACRCLSFLLMGTFLSVSQTVLAQPDALLVFPGQVAQLSCTLSPQHVTIRDYGVSWYQQRAGSAPRYLLYYRSEEDHHRPADIPDRFSAAKDEAHNACVLTISPVQPEDDADYYCSVGYSFSP, encoded by the exons ATGGCCTGCCggtgcctcagcttccttctgATGGGGACCTTCCTGTCAG TTTCCCAGACAGTCCTGGCCCAGCCGGATGCACTGCTGGTCTTCCCAGGCCAAGTGGCTCAACTCTCCTGCACGCTCAGCCCCCAGCACGTCACCATCAGGGACTACGGTGTGTCCTGGTACCAGCAGCGGGCAGGCAGTGCCCCTCGATATCTCCTCTACTACCGCTCGGAGGAGGATCACCACCGGCCTGCTGACATCCCCGATCGATTCTCGGCAGCCAAGGATGAGGCCCACAATGCCTGTGTCCTCACCATTAGTCCCGTGCAGCCTGAAGACGACGCGGATTACTACTGCTCTGTTGGCTACAGCTTTAGTCCCTAG
- the C22H22orf15 gene encoding uncharacterized protein C22orf15 homolog isoform X5, which yields MFIKVMFGAGCSVLVNTSCRLVNLTAHLRQKAGLPPDVSLHVLPATIALLAEDGNLVSLEEDLKEGASRAQTMGNSLLKERAIYVLVRIISKVAQEGEDMASTRYESLLENLDDHYPELAEELRRLSGLSSAGHNWRKRMGTRRGRHEQSPTSRPRKVSSLPPRSC from the exons ATGTTTATCAAGGTGATGTTTGGGG CCGGCTGCTCGGTGCTGGTGAACACCTCTTGCAGGCTGGTGAACCTCACCGCCCACCTGAGGCAGAAAGCAGGGTTGCCCCCAGATG TCTCTCTCCATGTCCTCCCAGCGACCATTGCTCTCCTGGCTGAGGACGGCAACCTAGTGAGCCTGGAGGAGGACCTGAAGGAAGGGGCTTCCCGGGCCCAGACCATGGGCAACTCCCTACTGAAGGAGCGAGCCATATATGTCCTCGTTCGGATCATCAGTAAGGTGGCCCAAG AGGGAGAGGACATGGCCTCCACCCGCTATGAGTCCCTATTGGAGAACCTGGATGACCATTACCCAGAGCTGGCAG AGGAACTGCGCAGGCTGTCAGGCCTCTCCTCTGCGGGCCACAACTGGAGGAAGCGCATGGGCACTCGGCGAGGCCGCCATGAGCAAAGCCCCACTTCAAGGCCCAGAAAGGTGAGCTCCCTGCCACCCAGGAGTTGCTAG
- the C22H22orf15 gene encoding uncharacterized protein C22orf15 homolog isoform X8 — MFIKVMFGAGCSVLVNTSCRLVNLTAHLRQKAGLPPDVSLHVLPATIALLAEDGNLVSLEEDLKEGASRAQTMGNSLLKERAIYVLVRIISKRERTWPPPAMSPYWRTWMTITQSWQRNCAGCQASPLRATTGGSAWALGEAAMSKAPLQGPERLGDLAHYCQLAKLDSDPRGLAMTSALCDQVQTDNNPAGLLLQNLELLRSCISKRGKVRQDLRPPGAPKLWVQRMGCRGRDKKGRGGRYP; from the exons ATGTTTATCAAGGTGATGTTTGGGG CCGGCTGCTCGGTGCTGGTGAACACCTCTTGCAGGCTGGTGAACCTCACCGCCCACCTGAGGCAGAAAGCAGGGTTGCCCCCAGATG TCTCTCTCCATGTCCTCCCAGCGACCATTGCTCTCCTGGCTGAGGACGGCAACCTAGTGAGCCTGGAGGAGGACCTGAAGGAAGGGGCTTCCCGGGCCCAGACCATGGGCAACTCCCTACTGAAGGAGCGAGCCATATATGTCCTCGTTCGGATCATCAGTAAG AGGGAGAGGACATGGCCTCCACCCGCTATGAGTCCCTATTGGAGAACCTGGATGACCATTACCCAGAGCTGGCAG AGGAACTGCGCAGGCTGTCAGGCCTCTCCTCTGCGGGCCACAACTGGAGGAAGCGCATGGGCACTCGGCGAGGCCGCCATGAGCAAAGCCCCACTTCAAGGCCCAGAAAG GCTTGGGGACCTGGCACACTACTGCCAACTGGCCAAGTTGGACTCAGACCCAAGGGGGTTAGCCATGACCTCTGCCTTGTGTGATCAGGTGCAAACAGACAACAACCCAGCAGGACTCCTCTTGCAGAATCTGGAATTGCTGAGAAGTTGCATCAGCAAGAGGGGCAAGGTCAGACAGGATTTGAGGCCGCCAGGGGCACCTAAGCTGTGGGTGCAGAGAATGGGATGCAGAGGTAGAGACAAGAAGGGTAGAGGTGGCAGGTATCCCTGA
- the CHCHD10 gene encoding coiled-coil-helix-coiled-coil-helix domain-containing protein 10, mitochondrial isoform X1: protein MPRGSRSAASRPASRPAAPSAYPPAHPPPSAAAPAPAPSGQPGLMAQMATTAAGVAVGSAVGHVMGSALTGAFSGGSSEPSQPAVQQPLALYPQAPTPAAPQPLQMGPCAYEIRQFLDCSTTQSDLSLCEGFSEALKQCKYNHGLSSLP from the exons ATGCCTCGGGGAAGCCGCAGCGCGGCGTCCCGGCCAGCCAG CCGCCCCGCCGCGCCCTCTGCCTACCCGCCCGCGCACCCACCGCCCTCGGCAGCCGCCCCAGCCCCCGCCCCTTCGGGCCAGCCGGGGCTCATGGCTCAGATGGCGACCACGGCCGCAGGGGTAGCCGTGGGCTCGGCTGTGGGACACGTCATGGGCAGCGCCCTGACCGGAGCCTTCAGCGGGGGGAGCTCGGAGCCCTCCCAGCCTGCTGTCCAGCAG CCTCTTGCACTGTacccccaggcccccacccccgCTGCCCCCCAGCCCCTGCAGATGGGGCCCTGCGCCTACGAGATCAGGCAGTTCCTGGACTGTTCCACCACTCAGAGTGACCTGTCCCTGTGTGAGGGCTTCAGCGAGGCCCTGAAGCAGTGCAAGTACAACCATG GTCTGAGCTCCCTGCCCTGA
- the C22H22orf15 gene encoding uncharacterized protein C22orf15 homolog isoform X7, which translates to MFIKVMFGAGCSVLVNTSCRLVNLTAHLRQKAGLPPDATIALLAEDGNLVSLEEDLKEGASRAQTMGNSLLKERAIYVLVRIIKGEDMASTRYESLLENLDDHYPELAEELRRLSGLSSAGHNWRKRMGTRRGRHEQSPTSRPRKGPD; encoded by the exons ATGTTTATCAAGGTGATGTTTGGGG CCGGCTGCTCGGTGCTGGTGAACACCTCTTGCAGGCTGGTGAACCTCACCGCCCACCTGAGGCAGAAAGCAGGGTTGCCCCCAGATG CGACCATTGCTCTCCTGGCTGAGGACGGCAACCTAGTGAGCCTGGAGGAGGACCTGAAGGAAGGGGCTTCCCGGGCCCAGACCATGGGCAACTCCCTACTGAAGGAGCGAGCCATATATGTCCTCGTTCGGATCATCA AGGGAGAGGACATGGCCTCCACCCGCTATGAGTCCCTATTGGAGAACCTGGATGACCATTACCCAGAGCTGGCAG AGGAACTGCGCAGGCTGTCAGGCCTCTCCTCTGCGGGCCACAACTGGAGGAAGCGCATGGGCACTCGGCGAGGCCGCCATGAGCAAAGCCCCACTTCAAGGCCCAGAAAG ggCCCTGATTAA
- the C22H22orf15 gene encoding uncharacterized protein C22orf15 homolog isoform X4, giving the protein MGNSLLKERAIYVLVRIISKRERTWPPPAMSPYWRTWMTITQSWQRNCAGCQASPLRATTGGSAWALGEAAMSKAPLQGPERLGDLAHYCQLAKLDSDPRGLAMTSALCDQVQTDNNPAGLLLQNLELLRSCISKRGKVRQDLRPPGAPKLWVQRMGCRGRDKKGRGGRYP; this is encoded by the exons ATGGGCAACTCCCTACTGAAGGAGCGAGCCATATATGTCCTCGTTCGGATCATCAGTAAG AGGGAGAGGACATGGCCTCCACCCGCTATGAGTCCCTATTGGAGAACCTGGATGACCATTACCCAGAGCTGGCAG AGGAACTGCGCAGGCTGTCAGGCCTCTCCTCTGCGGGCCACAACTGGAGGAAGCGCATGGGCACTCGGCGAGGCCGCCATGAGCAAAGCCCCACTTCAAGGCCCAGAAAG GCTTGGGGACCTGGCACACTACTGCCAACTGGCCAAGTTGGACTCAGACCCAAGGGGGTTAGCCATGACCTCTGCCTTGTGTGATCAGGTGCAAACAGACAACAACCCAGCAGGACTCCTCTTGCAGAATCTGGAATTGCTGAGAAGTTGCATCAGCAAGAGGGGCAAGGTCAGACAGGATTTGAGGCCGCCAGGGGCACCTAAGCTGTGGGTGCAGAGAATGGGATGCAGAGGTAGAGACAAGAAGGGTAGAGGTGGCAGGTATCCCTGA
- the C22H22orf15 gene encoding uncharacterized protein C22orf15 homolog isoform X6, which yields MFIKVMFGAGCSVLVNTSCRLVNLTAHLRQKAGLPPDATIALLAEDGNLVSLEEDLKEGASRAQTMGNSLLKERAIYVLVRIISKRERTWPPPAMSPYWRTWMTITQSWQRNCAGCQASPLRATTGGSAWALGEAAMSKAPLQGPERALIKGMDCTL from the exons ATGTTTATCAAGGTGATGTTTGGGG CCGGCTGCTCGGTGCTGGTGAACACCTCTTGCAGGCTGGTGAACCTCACCGCCCACCTGAGGCAGAAAGCAGGGTTGCCCCCAGATG CGACCATTGCTCTCCTGGCTGAGGACGGCAACCTAGTGAGCCTGGAGGAGGACCTGAAGGAAGGGGCTTCCCGGGCCCAGACCATGGGCAACTCCCTACTGAAGGAGCGAGCCATATATGTCCTCGTTCGGATCATCAGTAAG AGGGAGAGGACATGGCCTCCACCCGCTATGAGTCCCTATTGGAGAACCTGGATGACCATTACCCAGAGCTGGCAG AGGAACTGCGCAGGCTGTCAGGCCTCTCCTCTGCGGGCCACAACTGGAGGAAGCGCATGGGCACTCGGCGAGGCCGCCATGAGCAAAGCCCCACTTCAAGGCCCAGAAAG ggCCCTGATTAAGGGGATGGATTGCACACTGTAG